CGCTACGCAAGTCCAACGCTCGCTGAAGGCTCTTTTACCTGTGATCCCAACGCAGAAACCAAACCCGCCTGAGTGTAGATCACTGCGGCCTTCCGCACTCTGCCAGCATCCTACCCGAATCAATTTTAGAGGTTCGCTTGGAGCATCAGTTGAAAGAATAAATGACCAGGGAATTACAACAAATAGACATGTTCGTCTAAGGTCATTTATCCTTCCAACAGATGTAAACCTCCTTTATGAATCATAAACAGCCTTTTTTAACGGTGGTAACTATGTGTCCTACACAGAATGAAATCTGAACCATACTTTTAGAGGGGCTCTCCGCGCTTAACTAAAAGGTGGAGAACCATGAAATCAGAAAAGAAGAACAATGACAGATTAAAGACAACAATGAGAGTGATCAAGGTAGCTACTAAAGCAGTGAGGCTGTTCCAAGAACTACTAGAATTACTATCTTCACTCTAGAGGCAGACGGCCTAAAAACGTTGACTTGTTGATTTTTGGGAAGGCTTAGCGGAAAAAAGTGGGAGCTGATTTTTTGCTATAGTTATACCCCCTTCGGGCTATCCTTTGCCGACAATTACTTCAAGGAGGCGTACCGACATGATTATCAAGGGCAGTATGCAGAGAAGGATGCAGAGACTGGTTGGAATGCCTTCGAGCTGCGGATGTATGATCCCATCATCGCTAGATGGATGCGACCTGATCCTTATGGACAGTTTGCTAGTCCTTATTTGGCTATGGGGAATAATCCAAAATATACTGATCCCGACGGTGGATTCATCGATGATATAGTTATGGAAGGTATAACTATAACTGCAAGTAGGCTAAGTGGAGACTTTTTGAGGTTTTCTGGAAATATGGCCATTGCAGGAAAATCTATTGGCCATTTATTTAATGCACCTTCAAAGACAATAGATATTAACTATTCCCTATCGGCCAATTTTGAAAATAATCTCAACTATAGATATCAAAAGAAACCAACTTTTGATAGAGTCAACCTTAATGATCCAATGGCTGGAGAAAACTTGGTTGGTAATTTGAGACAACTTTATGCACACTATTTAAATAACCCCGGAAGTGAAAATGTCTACGGTCGAGATGTAGTAGATCCCTCAACTGCGAATTTCAACATGGATATGACCTTATATTCACACACTCAGGATTATGAAATATCTGGACAAACGTTTTCTGTAAGTTTTCTTCAAAACCCTGCTTTTCAACCAGGAAAAATACCGTTTGGTAAACATGCACCTTCTTTAAAACCACCCGACTATACAAAAGACTCCCAAGGTAATTATATTGGGAAATTGGGCGTAAAGTATACTTTGTCTTGGGGGGCGGTGAATATCAATTACTATTTAGAGCATCATCGTGTAAATAAGGAGTCTTTTAAAAGAGCTTGGGAAACAATGCAGAAGCTTAGAAACTATATTGTAGGTCGTACCAAAACTTTGGATTTACCATGAGAGTTATTTCTATTCTTGCGATTCTGTTTGCTTCGACTTATGCTAATTGTTCTGCACACAGTGACTGTATAACAGAAAGTGAGGCTCTGGCTTTTCTAATTGAAGATTTTTTTTTGAGAGTTGATTCGATCAGTCAACCTTTTGATTTTGGACAAGAGTTGATGTTGGCTGAGTTGAAATCGGAAGGTTTTTTTGACAAGCAACTCTTCTCCAACGGACAGATATCCGATTACAGCATACCTCACATCGATTCAGTTGATCTTTTCTTAAATGAGGGTTTGTACTCCGAACAGAAATTGATTGAATTGAAGTCCCTTAACAATACCTACAATATGCTCAAAGGCTCCTTTTTGGAAGAAACAGGAGTTGCTCTACCAGAATTTGTTAACCGAGTTTCTGAATTTAATAAAAAATTGGCACTCGATAAATCCATGTATTTGGAAATTCATAAAGCAGTTGAAACTGAAAATAACTGCTATTTTCAATTCAGTTTTAAGACTAAAAAGCAAAACGAGTTAATTAGAATAATCAATATTTATGTCTTGTATGATAGACAAAAAGCTAGCTATAGCTGGTATATAAGCAGCATCTAGCTGGCCATTGCGGTAGCGCCCCCCCTCTGGCTTAAGTATGTTACTTAAGCCTATCCAATGTGGTATTGAGGGTGTAGTTAGAGTGTACTTTCAAAGGGACAGAAGGAGGAGAAGGTGTAGAAAAAGAAATTAGAAAGCCTCATATGGCTCAGTTGCTTATGATGAATAAGCGGCTTTAGCCTTATAATCACGTATAATAAGGTCCATGTAATGAAATATGCGCCCCAGCTCGGGCGCGTTTGCAACGCGACTGAAAAAGCTTTACGAATAGGCCTGCTTAGTTCTAAAGTCACGTATTAGGGCATCTACTACTAGGAAGATCTGTTGCTTACCTTCTTCCGGAAGCTTGGCGATTTCAGTAAGCCTTTGCAGGGTAGGTTGATCAATCTCTACATCCGTTTTACCGACCAGATAGTCGATAGAAACCCCCAGTGCATCTGCAATTTTAATGACCACTTCAATAGAAGGTTTTACCTCGTTGCGTTCATAACGACCGATTAGATCACCAGAAGTTCCAGCCATCTTTCCCAGCTCACCCTGAGCCATTTTACTTTTCTTCCTAAGTGCTGAAATATGCTCTCCTAGTGTCATATAGGTAGTAGAAATGATTTAAATAATCACTGAAACTCAATAATAGGTGATATAAATATCATATTCAAACGATATAAGTCTTGCTCTATTCTGATATATCTACTAGTATTGTGACAGATATATCAGAAATTTTTTTTTTAAGGAAATGCAAGAACCCACCCCAAAGCTCAACACCGCCCATCCATCCTACACTAAGCTACGGACGGAGAATCAAGACCACCTTACTTACGATCACCCGCCGCTCAATATAGCCATACTGGGAGGCATACGGTTAGAAGGCCTGGACAGAATGCGGGTGACCCTAAAAGTGCAAGTCGAACACTTGAGTATCCGGCATAACCTAGACCTGTACAATGACAATCAGACAGAGAAGCTGATAAGGAAGATCGCAGAGCGGTTAGAGGTCGGGACAAGTGTAGCAGCGGCAGTACTGACAGAGTTAACGGATGAGCTAGAGAAGTACAGGCTAGCAGAAATCGAGAAACAATCCATCGGACAAGACAAACGCAAGATGCTGGCGCCAGAAGAGGTCAAAGTAGCCCAAGACTATCTGAAAGCCCCCAACCTAATGGGACGTACGAAGGAAGACATAGGAAGGTCAGGCGTGATAGGAGAGGAGATCAACCGTCTACTCATGTACCTGATCTTCACCAGCAGGAAGCGAGAGAATCCACTACACATTATCAGCCTGGGCAGCTCAGGGATCGGCAAGACCCACTTGCAAGAGAAAGTAGCAGCACTGATCCCGGAAGAAGACAAGCTAGAGATTACCACCTTATCAGGAAACGCCTTTTACTACTTCGGACAACAAGAGCTAAGAAATAAGCTGATCCTGATAGAAGACATGGACGGGGCAGAAGAAGTATTGTACCCCTTGCGGGAAATCAAATCCAAGAGGCGAATCACCAAGACAGTCGTCATCAAGAACACCAAGGGAGAAACCAGGACAGTCACCCTGAAAGTAGAAGGGCCAGTATGCGTGGCAGGCTGCACCACCAAAGAGCGGTTGTATGAAGACAATGCCAATAGAAGCTTCCTGATCTACATCGATGAGAGCGCAGCGCAGGACGAGCAGATCATGAGCTATCAAAGAAAGCTGTCAGCAGGAAGGATCGATGTATATAAAGCAGAAGGCATCCAGGAGCTATTGAAAAACACCCAACGCGTATTGCAGCCCGTGCAAGTCAGGAACCCCTATGCAGAGCACCTACAGATCCCCAAAGAAGTGTTTAAACCAAGAAGGACAAACGCCCACTACCTGGCCTTTATCGAAGCAGTGACCTACTACCACCAATACCAAAGGGAGAAACAACACGATAAAGCTACAGGAGAAGAGTACATCAATACTACGATTGAGGATATAGAAGAAACCAACAAGTTGATGAAAGAAGTGCTACTCAGGAAGTCAGACGACCTGACTGGCGCATGCAGGAACTACTTTGAGCGATTGAAAGGCTGGCTCAAAGTACGAGATAAGGATTTATCTGCCAAAGCGAAAGTGCAGGTAGGCAGCTTTACCAACAAGGAAGTACGGCAAGCACTACGTATCAATGCCAGCAACCAAAAGCGGTACATGGTAGAGCTGCAGACAGGCTACTACATCAGGAAAGCAAAAGGCAACCAAGCCCAAGGCTTCAGGTATGAAGTGCTCAGCATGGAGGAATACGAGCAGTTGAAACAAGGGATCACAGGAGTATTAGATGAAATCGTAAAGAAGCTTAGAAATCAATCAGCTAGCTCGGGACAGAAGATAAGAAAGTCCAAAGTTCAGTAGCAGTTCATTGGATTAGTGAACCACCATAAGCCCACATTATCAGCGCGTTACAAGGTAGTTCAGTAAAACCCGAAAACACCAACCGGGCGATAATCGCCAGTAACCAAGAATGAAAAAACTCCTACTCAATAACCCATCATTTAGATACCTAGAGAAATCCTTTAGGGAATGGCTAGACGTACAAGGCTATGCGGTAAGTACAGTTTATAGCCTATCCAATCACACCAGGGAATTACTCCATTACTTAGAATCCAAAGGCATCCACCATATCAAAGAACTCACCATACAACATATTGAAAGCTACTATCAAAATCTCAAAGAAAGGGAGAACCAGAGATACGGCGGTGGACTAAGCAATGGCCATCTTAATAAGCACATCCAAGCCTTACGAAAGTTTACGGAATACCTAAGAAAAGTAGGCCGATTAGATGTACCCCATATCCAGCTAGAGAATGAAGAGACCCAACACAAAATCATTTACCTGACAGAAGAAGAAATCATCCAACTCTTTAAAGCCACACATTATCAAATAGAGCGTAAGCCCAACACAACAGCAGAAACTTATGAAGCCATCCAGGCAAGAGACCGGGCGATGCTAGCCATCTTCTACGGTTGCGGGCTCAGGAGAAATGAAGGAGTGAACCTGGACATAGGCGACATCAACTTTGACCGTTCGATACTCCATGTACGAAAAGGAAAGAACTACAAAGAAAGGTTTGTGCCTATTAGCAAGGCCAACCTGGGTTACTTAACAGAATACATCTACGATCACCGGCCAGCACTAGCCAAAGGCATTAAGACAGACGCACTGTTTATAGCCTATGCGACAGCAAAGCGGATGCAAGGGCAAAGCCTGTTTATCCGGTTGAAGAAGCTTCAATACTACACCGAGAATAGCGATTTACAAGAAAAGGAGGTAGGGCTCCATACACTCAGGCACTCAATAGCAACACACCTGCTCCAAGCAGGAATGAAGCTGGAAAGCATCAGCAGGTTTTTAGGACACGAGAGCCTGGAGAGTACACAGATATATACTCATGTTGCTGGTGTTAATCAAGAACGAGAGCAACCCTTCAACAGCATCAATACATATGAGCCAATCAGATTATCAGAGGACGAGTGAGCCGAAGCTTAAGCATAGGCTTACGAGAGGTTCCACACGGAAATCCTTTAAAGCCTACCTGGAATCCAAGCAGTTTACCGCCAAAAGCATCCAAAGCAGGATGCTGGTGTTTAGTCAATATCAACAGTGGATGGAAAGAGAGAACCTAGAATATGAGCAAGTGAGCTACACCGATCTGTTAATGTTCATGAAGTACTGCCAGGCTACAGGCAAGTCCCAACGAACGATCCGGCACCACCTGACAGTTATAAGGCACTTTTACGACCACCTGGCCCAGGAAGGAGAGGTCACCACGAACCCAGTGGCAGACATAACAGTGCAAGGTGTTAGGAGAACAGTACTTTATCATATCCTTGAACCTCATGAGCTGCACCAGCTCTACAACCAATATGAGGATGACAGCCTGAAAGGGCGAAGGGACAAAGTGATGCTGGGGCTATTGGTCTACCAAGGAGTCAGGACAGAAGAACTTGGAAAACTGGAAGTAGGGGATATTAACCTGAGGGAAGGGAAGGTAGCCGTTCCGGGAGGGGTGAGGAGCAACAGTAGGGAAATGCAACTGGAAGCCTATCAGGTAATGGACATGTACGATTACACCTTACAAATACGGCCAAAGGTCACACAGCAACCCACCGAAAAGCTATTGGTAAGTGCGTCAGGCAAGACAGATATAAGCAACTTGATGACAAGGTTGATGGTACAGCTAAGAAAGTTTAACCCCAAAGTGCTGAATGCCAATCAGGTCAGGGCAAGTGTGATCACCAAATGGTTGAAAATGTATAACCTAAGAGAAGTCCAATACCTGGCAGGCCACCGCTACATCAGTAGTACAGAAAGCTATCAACAGAATGACATGGAAGGGCTGATAGAAGAAGTTCAGCAGTTCCATCCATTGGGGTGATGAAGCTGTGCCACCGCTAAAGCTAGAGGCGACACGCGGTTTAGCGTAGTGTCCCGTTGGGATGAACTTGATATCACAATTTGCGACATCAAGATTATGAAAGATTATTTTAGCGATCAAATGAGTAAAATAAGCATACCACGAGAAGTAATAGTTAGCAAAATACACCTGATCAGAG
Above is a window of Verrucomicrobiota bacterium DNA encoding:
- a CDS encoding helix-turn-helix transcriptional regulator; translation: MTLGEHISALRKKSKMAQGELGKMAGTSGDLIGRYERNEVKPSIEVVIKIADALGVSIDYLVGKTDVEIDQPTLQRLTEIAKLPEEGKQQIFLVVDALIRDFRTKQAYS
- a CDS encoding site-specific integrase codes for the protein MADITVQGVRRTVLYHILEPHELHQLYNQYEDDSLKGRRDKVMLGLLVYQGVRTEELGKLEVGDINLREGKVAVPGGVRSNSREMQLEAYQVMDMYDYTLQIRPKVTQQPTEKLLVSASGKTDISNLMTRLMVQLRKFNPKVLNANQVRASVITKWLKMYNLREVQYLAGHRYISSTESYQQNDMEGLIEEVQQFHPLG
- a CDS encoding RHS repeat-associated core domain-containing protein yields the protein MGRLSGKKWELIFCYSYTPFGLSFADNYFKEAYRHDYQGQYAEKDAETGWNAFELRMYDPIIARWMRPDPYGQFASPYLAMGNNPKYTDPDGGFIDDIVMEGITITASRLSGDFLRFSGNMAIAGKSIGHLFNAPSKTIDINYSLSANFENNLNYRYQKKPTFDRVNLNDPMAGENLVGNLRQLYAHYLNNPGSENVYGRDVVDPSTANFNMDMTLYSHTQDYEISGQTFSVSFLQNPAFQPGKIPFGKHAPSLKPPDYTKDSQGNYIGKLGVKYTLSWGAVNINYYLEHHRVNKESFKRAWETMQKLRNYIVGRTKTLDLP
- a CDS encoding tyrosine-type recombinase/integrase, with amino-acid sequence MKKLLLNNPSFRYLEKSFREWLDVQGYAVSTVYSLSNHTRELLHYLESKGIHHIKELTIQHIESYYQNLKERENQRYGGGLSNGHLNKHIQALRKFTEYLRKVGRLDVPHIQLENEETQHKIIYLTEEEIIQLFKATHYQIERKPNTTAETYEAIQARDRAMLAIFYGCGLRRNEGVNLDIGDINFDRSILHVRKGKNYKERFVPISKANLGYLTEYIYDHRPALAKGIKTDALFIAYATAKRMQGQSLFIRLKKLQYYTENSDLQEKEVGLHTLRHSIATHLLQAGMKLESISRFLGHESLESTQIYTHVAGVNQEREQPFNSINTYEPIRLSEDE